The proteins below are encoded in one region of Salvelinus fontinalis isolate EN_2023a chromosome 10, ASM2944872v1, whole genome shotgun sequence:
- the LOC129863770 gene encoding EGF-like repeat and discoidin I-like domain-containing protein 3 isoform X1, which produces MLPLLSLAVLCIGAAVPRQVNGDECEPVSCESDADCFTPQSEEALLLSTPDWEEPITAGPCQPNPCHHGGVCEATNAQRGDAFLGYHCHCSPGYSGAHCQHNVNECESGPCRNGGVCTDREANYTCVCPGEYTGRNCQHKCSGPLGMEGGIITKGQLSSSSAQQGMFGLQHWSPELARLHRRGMVNAWSPAVSDRWPWIQVNLRQQMRVTGLITQGARRLGSSEYVKSYKIAHSDDARTWSMVKARGDTQDMIFHGNSDSSSLMANAFSSPIEAQYIRVYPQVCRGHCMLRMELMGCELTGCSEPLGLKGGEVQDFQLTSSSVYRTLGMGLLAWTPNRARLDNQAKVNAWTAATNDQNQWIQVDLLVPTKVTGVVTQGAKDFGRVQFVRSYKLAYSNDGLRWTTYQDQTQHKDKVFQGNVENDTHRKNSVQPPIYGRFLRLIPWSWYGRITLRMELLGCTEDD; this is translated from the exons ATGCTCCCGCTATTGTCCCTCGCGGTGCTGTGCATCGGTGCGGCTGTGCCTCGGCAGGTGAACG gggatgAATGTGAACCTGTGTCATGTGAGAGTGATGCAGACTGTTTCACCCCCCAGTCAGAGGAGGCTCTACTCTTAT CCACGCCAGACTGGGAGGAGCCGATTACAGCAG GTCCGTGCCAGCCCAACCCATGCCACCATGGGGGTGTGTGTGAGGCCACTAATGCCCAACGAGGTGATGCGTTCCTGGGGTACCACTGTCACTGCTCCCCTGGCTACTCTGGAGCCCACTGCCAACACA ATGTGAATGAGTGTGAGAGTGGGCCGTGCAGGAACGGAGGTGTGTGTACAGACCGGGAGGCCAactacacgtgtgtgtgtcctGGAGAATACACAGGCAGGAACTGCCAGCACA AGTGTTCAGGTCCTCTGGGCATGGAGGGTGGTATCATCACCAAGGGgcagctgtcctcctcctctgctcAGCAGGGCATGTTTGGTCTGCAACACTGGAGCCCTGAACTGGCCCGGCTCCACCGCAGGGGCATGGTTAATGCCTGGAGCCCTGCAGTCAGCGACCGCTGGCCCTGGATACAG GTGAATCTGCGGCAGCAGATGCGTGTGACGGGGCTGATTACCCAGGGTGCTCGGCGGCTGGGCAGCTCAGAGTATGTGAAGTCCTATAAGATCGCCCACAGCGATGACGCTAGGACCTGGAGCATGGTGAAAGCCAGAGGAGACACACAGGacatg ATATTCCACGGTAACTCAGACAGCAGTTCTCTCATGGCCAACGCCTTCTCTTCACCAATTGAAGCACAGTACATACGGGTTTACCCTCAAGTCTGCAGGGGCCACTGTATGCTGCGCATGGAGCTGATGGGCTGCGAGCTCACAG GTTGTTCAGAGCCTCTGGGTCTAAAGGGGGGTGAGGTGCAGGACTTCCAGCTGACCTCGTCCTCTGTGTACCGGACCCTGGGCATGGGTCTGCTGGCCTGGACCCCGAACAGAGCCAGACTGGACAACCAGGCCAAGGTCAACGCATGGACCGCAGCCACCAATGACCAAAACCAGTGGATAcag gtaGACCTGTTGGTTCCTACTAAGGTAACAGGTGTAGTGACTCAGGGAGCTAAGGACTTTGGCCGTGTCCAGTTTGTGCGCTCCTACAAACTAGCCTACAGCAACGATGGACTGAGGTGGACGACATACCAGGACCAAACACAACACAAGGACAAG GTGTTCCAGGGGAACGTTGAAAATGACACTCACAGGAAGAATTCCGTCCAGCCGCCCATATATGGTCGTTTCCTCCGCCTCATCCCCTGGTCCTGGTACGGACGCATCACACTGAGGATGGAGCTACTGGGCTGCACAGAGGACGactga
- the LOC129863770 gene encoding EGF-like repeat and discoidin I-like domain-containing protein 3 isoform X2, giving the protein MKMCVCVGDECEPVSCESDADCFTPQSEEALLLSTPDWEEPITAGPCQPNPCHHGGVCEATNAQRGDAFLGYHCHCSPGYSGAHCQHNVNECESGPCRNGGVCTDREANYTCVCPGEYTGRNCQHKCSGPLGMEGGIITKGQLSSSSAQQGMFGLQHWSPELARLHRRGMVNAWSPAVSDRWPWIQVNLRQQMRVTGLITQGARRLGSSEYVKSYKIAHSDDARTWSMVKARGDTQDMIFHGNSDSSSLMANAFSSPIEAQYIRVYPQVCRGHCMLRMELMGCELTGCSEPLGLKGGEVQDFQLTSSSVYRTLGMGLLAWTPNRARLDNQAKVNAWTAATNDQNQWIQVDLLVPTKVTGVVTQGAKDFGRVQFVRSYKLAYSNDGLRWTTYQDQTQHKDKVFQGNVENDTHRKNSVQPPIYGRFLRLIPWSWYGRITLRMELLGCTEDD; this is encoded by the exons ATgaagatgtgtgtttgtgtgg gggatgAATGTGAACCTGTGTCATGTGAGAGTGATGCAGACTGTTTCACCCCCCAGTCAGAGGAGGCTCTACTCTTAT CCACGCCAGACTGGGAGGAGCCGATTACAGCAG GTCCGTGCCAGCCCAACCCATGCCACCATGGGGGTGTGTGTGAGGCCACTAATGCCCAACGAGGTGATGCGTTCCTGGGGTACCACTGTCACTGCTCCCCTGGCTACTCTGGAGCCCACTGCCAACACA ATGTGAATGAGTGTGAGAGTGGGCCGTGCAGGAACGGAGGTGTGTGTACAGACCGGGAGGCCAactacacgtgtgtgtgtcctGGAGAATACACAGGCAGGAACTGCCAGCACA AGTGTTCAGGTCCTCTGGGCATGGAGGGTGGTATCATCACCAAGGGgcagctgtcctcctcctctgctcAGCAGGGCATGTTTGGTCTGCAACACTGGAGCCCTGAACTGGCCCGGCTCCACCGCAGGGGCATGGTTAATGCCTGGAGCCCTGCAGTCAGCGACCGCTGGCCCTGGATACAG GTGAATCTGCGGCAGCAGATGCGTGTGACGGGGCTGATTACCCAGGGTGCTCGGCGGCTGGGCAGCTCAGAGTATGTGAAGTCCTATAAGATCGCCCACAGCGATGACGCTAGGACCTGGAGCATGGTGAAAGCCAGAGGAGACACACAGGacatg ATATTCCACGGTAACTCAGACAGCAGTTCTCTCATGGCCAACGCCTTCTCTTCACCAATTGAAGCACAGTACATACGGGTTTACCCTCAAGTCTGCAGGGGCCACTGTATGCTGCGCATGGAGCTGATGGGCTGCGAGCTCACAG GTTGTTCAGAGCCTCTGGGTCTAAAGGGGGGTGAGGTGCAGGACTTCCAGCTGACCTCGTCCTCTGTGTACCGGACCCTGGGCATGGGTCTGCTGGCCTGGACCCCGAACAGAGCCAGACTGGACAACCAGGCCAAGGTCAACGCATGGACCGCAGCCACCAATGACCAAAACCAGTGGATAcag gtaGACCTGTTGGTTCCTACTAAGGTAACAGGTGTAGTGACTCAGGGAGCTAAGGACTTTGGCCGTGTCCAGTTTGTGCGCTCCTACAAACTAGCCTACAGCAACGATGGACTGAGGTGGACGACATACCAGGACCAAACACAACACAAGGACAAG GTGTTCCAGGGGAACGTTGAAAATGACACTCACAGGAAGAATTCCGTCCAGCCGCCCATATATGGTCGTTTCCTCCGCCTCATCCCCTGGTCCTGGTACGGACGCATCACACTGAGGATGGAGCTACTGGGCTGCACAGAGGACGactga